A portion of the Lentimicrobium sp. L6 genome contains these proteins:
- a CDS encoding DUF1987 domain-containing protein — protein sequence MKHLKIEGTKQSPFVDFNAENGKLELRGRSIPENSFEFYNPLLEWLMEYAKNPKEKTVLKVYLEYFNTSSSKYILEVLKKLKDVIKAEGEVQVDWCYDADDEEMMETGEDYEDVTGLKFEYHEIEED from the coding sequence ATGAAACATTTAAAAATTGAAGGAACCAAGCAAAGTCCATTTGTAGACTTTAATGCGGAAAATGGGAAATTAGAACTTAGAGGCAGAAGTATTCCTGAAAACTCTTTTGAGTTTTACAATCCCTTGCTAGAATGGTTAATGGAATATGCCAAAAACCCAAAAGAGAAGACTGTATTAAAAGTATATCTAGAATATTTCAACACCTCTTCTTCAAAATATATTTTGGAGGTACTCAAAAAGCTGAAAGACGTTATAAAAGCTGAGGGAGAAGTCCAAGTAGACTGGTGTTACGATGCAGATGATGAGGAAATGATGGAAACTGGAGAAGACTACGAGGATGTTACTGGATTGAAGTTTGAATATCACGAGATAGAAGAAGATTAA
- a CDS encoding SiaB family protein kinase: MNTISLTTILRYHGEINGPIISELLDDLDFKCINLDVPDTKRKKIFNIAVEMFQNLYHYTRDLITEGIEEEVIRAVFLAFEMDEDYYYLKTQNLIISKDEEKLKHKIDKVNNMNNQEIRSYYRQVLNNEEFSDKGGAGLGFIDMKKRSGEYLSYEISKVNESLKKYTLIVKVKK; this comes from the coding sequence ATGAACACAATAAGCTTAACTACGATCCTCCGTTATCATGGGGAAATCAACGGCCCCATCATTAGTGAATTATTAGATGATTTAGATTTTAAATGCATCAATCTCGATGTGCCTGACACCAAGAGAAAGAAAATTTTTAATATTGCGGTGGAGATGTTTCAAAACCTCTACCACTACACTCGTGATTTAATCACGGAAGGGATAGAAGAAGAAGTAATAAGAGCCGTATTTTTGGCTTTTGAAATGGATGAGGACTATTATTATCTAAAGACCCAAAATCTCATTATCAGTAAAGATGAAGAAAAGCTCAAGCATAAGATTGACAAAGTAAATAATATGAACAATCAGGAGATCAGATCCTATTATCGACAAGTTTTGAATAATGAGGAATTTTCAGACAAAGGAGGAGCAGGATTAGGCTTTATAGACATGAAAAAGAGATCGGGAGAATATCTATCTTATGAGATATCAAAAGTAAATGAGAGTTTAAAGAAATATACTTTAATTGTAAAAGTGAAAAAATAA
- a CDS encoding HAD family phosphatase, translating to MSKSVAKILSVLFLLTLFIACTSNTESENKTTNKKEISNPLPSWNEVTSKQNIIRFVEDVTNESSPNFIEIEDRIATFDNDGNLWAEQPYYFQLRFALDMIQKMAPEHPEWKDDEVFQAAINNDIEAVLHSGEEGLIKIVMTSHANNSAEDFQADVTEWINTAKHPKTGKLYKEMVYQPMLEVLDYLRDHDFKLFIVSGGGIDFMRAFADQVYNIPKDQIVGSTIETDFVIGENGPQIIRLPELNFNDDKKGKPIAINRHIGRIPVFASGNSDGDLQMMQYTDSGKGKKFMLYLHHTDAEREWAYDRDSHIGRLDKGLDEAAEKGWTVIDMKKDWKVIYPFELDNDK from the coding sequence ATGAGTAAATCTGTAGCTAAAATATTAAGTGTCTTATTTTTGCTTACCCTGTTTATTGCTTGTACATCTAATACAGAAAGTGAGAATAAAACAACGAATAAAAAAGAAATATCAAACCCTTTACCCTCGTGGAACGAGGTAACTTCAAAACAAAACATCATCAGATTTGTAGAAGATGTTACCAACGAAAGCAGCCCCAATTTCATTGAAATAGAAGACCGAATCGCCACCTTCGATAACGATGGAAACCTATGGGCCGAACAACCTTATTATTTCCAATTACGATTTGCCTTGGATATGATTCAGAAAATGGCTCCAGAGCATCCTGAGTGGAAAGACGATGAGGTATTCCAAGCAGCCATCAATAATGATATTGAAGCTGTTCTTCATTCTGGTGAAGAAGGCCTGATTAAAATAGTAATGACTTCACATGCCAATAATAGTGCAGAAGATTTTCAAGCAGATGTAACAGAGTGGATAAATACAGCCAAACATCCAAAAACAGGAAAACTCTATAAAGAAATGGTTTATCAACCCATGTTAGAAGTATTGGATTATTTAAGAGACCACGATTTCAAACTGTTTATTGTAAGTGGTGGTGGAATTGACTTTATGAGAGCTTTTGCCGACCAAGTTTACAATATCCCAAAAGATCAGATTGTTGGAAGTACCATAGAAACCGATTTTGTGATTGGAGAAAATGGCCCACAAATCATTCGCTTACCAGAGCTCAATTTCAACGACGACAAAAAAGGAAAACCTATCGCTATCAACCGTCATATTGGTAGAATTCCAGTTTTTGCTTCGGGTAACTCAGATGGCGATTTACAAATGATGCAATATACCGATTCGGGAAAAGGCAAAAAATTTATGCTATATCTGCACCATACCGATGCCGAAAGAGAATGGGCTTATGATAGAGATTCCCATATTGGTCGTTTAGACAAAGGCTTAGATGAAGCTGCCGAAAAAGGCTGGACGGTGATTGATATGAAAAAAGATTGGAAAGTGATTTATCCATTTGAACTGGATAATGATAAATAA
- a CDS encoding arylsulfatase, with the protein MKFKNMTKALILFTVVMGFAFVNHAEAQDKKPNILVIWGDDIGISNISHNNRGMMGYMTPNIDRVAQEGIAFTDYYAQQSCTAGRAAFIGGSVPVRSGMTKVGMPGAKEGWQATDLTMATVLKSQGYVTGQFGKNHEGDLDEHLPTNHGFDEFFGNLYHLNAEEEPENMDYPADMVLKDGSTFKEKYGPRGVIHSWADGKGGQRIEDTGPLTKKRMETIDDESIKETKRFITDAVKSGEPFFVWWNGTRMHFRTHVKEELRGISGQDEYGDGMVEHDMHVGELLDLLDELGISDNTVVMYSTDNGPHFNTWPDAATTPFHGEKNSSWEGAYRVPAFVRWPGHFPAGKTLNGIVSHEDWLPTFAAIAGETDIVAKAKKGVTLGGRSYKNHIDGVNQLDYLTGDVNESPREGFIYVNDAGQIAALRYGDWKAMFQVNRADQLQIWLEPFVELRAPYLFNLRRDPFEKALVGSNTYYDWYIDRAYILIAIQGYAFNFLKTFKDYPPSQTAGDWSLSKVEKQIEEMIMKSN; encoded by the coding sequence ATGAAATTTAAAAACATGACTAAGGCCTTAATACTATTCACAGTAGTGATGGGCTTTGCTTTTGTAAACCATGCAGAAGCACAGGACAAAAAACCCAATATCCTGGTGATTTGGGGTGATGATATTGGAATTTCCAACATCAGCCACAATAATAGGGGCATGATGGGTTATATGACCCCTAATATTGATCGAGTAGCACAAGAAGGTATTGCATTTACTGATTATTATGCCCAACAAAGCTGTACTGCAGGTAGAGCCGCCTTTATAGGTGGCAGCGTACCTGTTCGATCGGGTATGACAAAAGTAGGCATGCCAGGCGCTAAAGAGGGTTGGCAAGCGACCGACCTTACTATGGCAACTGTTTTAAAAAGTCAAGGCTATGTTACAGGTCAGTTTGGTAAAAATCATGAAGGAGACTTGGATGAACATTTACCAACTAACCATGGATTTGATGAGTTTTTTGGAAATCTTTACCACCTGAATGCAGAAGAAGAGCCAGAAAACATGGATTATCCAGCGGATATGGTTTTAAAAGACGGTTCTACATTTAAAGAGAAATACGGACCAAGAGGTGTTATTCACTCTTGGGCAGATGGAAAAGGAGGACAACGCATTGAAGACACTGGACCACTTACCAAAAAAAGAATGGAAACCATTGATGATGAATCCATTAAGGAAACAAAAAGATTTATTACTGATGCTGTAAAATCTGGCGAGCCATTTTTTGTATGGTGGAATGGGACTCGTATGCATTTTAGAACTCACGTTAAAGAAGAACTTCGTGGTATATCCGGTCAAGATGAATATGGTGATGGCATGGTGGAACACGATATGCATGTTGGAGAATTGCTCGATTTATTGGATGAATTAGGCATTTCAGACAATACAGTTGTTATGTACTCTACCGATAATGGACCTCATTTTAATACATGGCCAGATGCCGCAACGACACCATTTCATGGCGAAAAAAATAGCTCATGGGAAGGTGCTTACCGAGTACCTGCTTTTGTAAGGTGGCCAGGTCATTTTCCTGCTGGAAAAACTTTAAATGGAATAGTTTCTCATGAAGATTGGCTGCCTACATTTGCTGCAATTGCTGGCGAAACAGACATTGTTGCCAAAGCTAAAAAAGGAGTCACCTTAGGTGGCAGATCCTATAAAAACCATATTGATGGGGTAAACCAATTGGATTACTTAACAGGTGATGTTAATGAGTCTCCTAGAGAAGGATTTATTTATGTGAATGATGCAGGGCAAATTGCAGCCTTGAGATACGGCGATTGGAAAGCTATGTTCCAGGTTAATAGAGCAGATCAATTACAAATTTGGTTAGAACCTTTTGTGGAATTAAGAGCTCCTTATCTATTCAATCTTCGTAGAGACCCATTCGAAAAAGCTTTAGTGGGTTCCAATACCTATTATGATTGGTATATTGATAGAGCCTATATCTTAATAGCCATTCAAGGCTACGCTTTTAATTTCTTAAAAACTTTTAAAGATTATCCTCCAAGCCAAACAGCTGGTGACTGGAGTCTTTCAAAAGTGGAGAAACAAATTGAAGAAATGATTATGAAAAGTAATTAG
- a CDS encoding YfcC family protein, with amino-acid sequence MAKKRNIPHTYVIVFFIIIASAILTWIIPGGEFDRMDKLMPDGSTKSVIVDGSFHHVADQPQTWQVFSAFFQGFVNQADIIIFILLIGGAFWIMNASKAIDVGILAFLQFTKKLERIQFLKKLGVNNIVMVLIMLMFSSFGAIFGMSEETIAFIIVMIPLAISMGYDSITGMSMVYVAAHLGFAGAVLNPFTIGIAQGLSDIPLFSGIEYRLFCWFVINLVGFTIILRWANKVKKEPKISPMYAADEVWRKQHESQEVNFEYHTPKAAWYSYFMVLISLIGFSYFYPETTMRIGNSEFSGFVLPITTALFAIMGFFSLRKSIHFFILTLLLFTIVFLIVGVMGYGWYVKEIGTLFFTMGLASGIAMGSSPNEITKLFLDGVKDILSAGLIVGLAGGIIVILQDGKIIDTIMYGLSQSMNEMGKVASVGIMYVIQTGLNIIIPSGSAKAALTMPIMAPFSDLIGVSRQATVMAFQFGDGFTNMITPTSGVLIGCLGVAKIPYDVWFKWFWKIALAFVILGFLLLIPTVLFEMNGF; translated from the coding sequence ATGGCCAAGAAAAGAAACATACCGCATACTTATGTCATCGTATTTTTTATCATCATAGCCAGTGCCATCTTGACTTGGATTATCCCAGGTGGTGAGTTTGATCGTATGGATAAGCTCATGCCTGATGGAAGTACCAAATCGGTAATCGTTGATGGCTCTTTTCATCATGTGGCCGACCAACCTCAGACATGGCAGGTTTTTTCTGCTTTCTTTCAAGGTTTTGTCAACCAAGCGGATATTATCATTTTTATCCTCCTCATTGGTGGTGCTTTTTGGATTATGAATGCCAGTAAAGCTATTGATGTGGGGATTTTGGCTTTTTTGCAATTCACAAAAAAATTAGAACGGATTCAGTTTCTCAAGAAACTAGGAGTGAATAATATTGTGATGGTACTCATTATGTTGATGTTTAGTTCCTTTGGGGCTATCTTCGGCATGAGTGAAGAAACCATTGCTTTTATTATTGTGATGATACCATTAGCCATCAGTATGGGCTATGATTCCATTACCGGAATGTCTATGGTTTATGTGGCTGCTCATCTCGGTTTTGCTGGTGCTGTTTTAAATCCATTCACTATTGGGATTGCGCAAGGCTTGAGCGATATTCCTCTTTTTTCAGGTATTGAGTATCGTTTGTTTTGTTGGTTTGTAATCAACCTAGTCGGATTTACCATTATCCTGCGTTGGGCCAATAAAGTAAAAAAAGAACCCAAGATATCTCCCATGTATGCTGCTGACGAAGTATGGAGAAAGCAACATGAATCACAAGAAGTAAACTTTGAATATCATACTCCAAAGGCGGCTTGGTATTCTTATTTTATGGTTTTGATTTCATTAATAGGTTTTTCTTATTTCTATCCAGAAACCACCATGAGGATTGGTAATAGTGAGTTCTCAGGTTTTGTATTGCCCATTACTACCGCTTTATTCGCAATAATGGGTTTCTTTTCTCTTCGTAAATCCATTCACTTTTTCATACTCACCTTACTCTTATTTACCATTGTTTTCCTCATTGTAGGTGTGATGGGTTATGGTTGGTATGTAAAAGAAATTGGAACCCTTTTCTTTACCATGGGTTTGGCTTCAGGTATTGCCATGGGCAGTTCTCCAAACGAAATCACCAAGCTATTTTTAGATGGCGTTAAAGATATTTTGTCAGCGGGATTGATAGTAGGACTAGCTGGAGGAATCATAGTGATATTACAAGATGGTAAGATTATAGATACCATTATGTATGGATTATCTCAGTCGATGAACGAGATGGGGAAAGTGGCCTCGGTAGGGATTATGTATGTGATTCAAACAGGACTAAATATCATCATTCCTTCGGGTTCTGCAAAAGCAGCTTTAACCATGCCTATTATGGCGCCATTCAGCGATTTGATAGGTGTTTCGCGCCAAGCCACGGTGATGGCCTTCCAGTTTGGAGATGGTTTTACCAATATGATTACCCCAACTTCAGGCGTTTTAATTGGATGTTTAGGAGTAGCAAAAATTCCCTACGATGTATGGTTTAAGTGGTTCTGGAAAATTGCTTTGGCTTTTGTCATCCTTGGATTCTTACTATTGATTCCTACTGTATTGTTTGAGATGAATGGATTTTAA
- a CDS encoding ferritin family protein — MKDFSSIEEILDFAINNEQLAVDFYVKLAAKFDEKSMKETFEDFAKEEMGHKARLTSIKEKGLYDMPVEKVMDLKIADFVVRGDTNADMSYSDALTLAMKREKAAYKLYLKLAESAPNDEMAKIFNGLAQEEAKHKLRFELEYDEFVLREN, encoded by the coding sequence ATGAAAGATTTTAGTTCTATTGAAGAAATATTAGACTTTGCTATTAATAATGAGCAACTTGCAGTTGATTTCTATGTGAAGCTTGCCGCCAAGTTTGATGAAAAATCGATGAAAGAAACCTTTGAGGATTTTGCTAAAGAAGAGATGGGTCACAAAGCTCGTTTGACTAGTATCAAAGAAAAAGGTTTATACGATATGCCTGTGGAAAAGGTGATGGATTTAAAAATTGCTGACTTTGTGGTTCGCGGAGATACCAATGCTGACATGAGTTATTCTGATGCTTTAACTTTAGCTATGAAAAGAGAAAAAGCAGCTTATAAGTTATATCTAAAATTGGCCGAAAGCGCTCCAAATGATGAAATGGCAAAAATATTTAATGGTCTGGCCCAGGAAGAAGCCAAGCATAAACTTCGTTTCGAATTGGAATATGATGAATTTGTTTTACGAGAAAACTAA
- a CDS encoding 3'(2'),5'-bisphosphate nucleotidase CysQ — protein MNLSLLTNIAIKAAHSAGKVIQKYMNDEIKVENKKGGESYASQVLTAVDLECEKVILSHLLPTCDEFDIALLSEETEDDGSRFEKDFFWCIDPMDGTLAFINKQAGFSVSIALVAKDGTPYIGVVFDPSTDTLYHAIKGKGAFKNGIPWKIKHIINLLTYTTDRTLEDTPRATEIESLLNKHVEKLGLNGLREIAGAGAVLNAILVLENGPACMLKLPKKENGGGSIWDFAATACIYQELGLPATNYKGGKLDLNKKDGTFMNHEGVFYANLNAF, from the coding sequence ATGAATCTATCCTTACTTACTAATATAGCCATCAAGGCAGCCCATTCTGCAGGAAAAGTCATTCAGAAGTATATGAATGATGAAATTAAAGTGGAGAATAAAAAGGGAGGAGAAAGCTATGCCTCACAAGTGCTAACCGCAGTAGATCTAGAATGTGAAAAGGTAATTCTTTCTCATCTACTTCCCACCTGTGATGAGTTTGATATAGCACTTTTATCAGAAGAGACCGAAGATGATGGCAGTCGATTCGAAAAAGATTTTTTCTGGTGCATCGACCCCATGGATGGAACCCTTGCTTTTATCAATAAACAAGCGGGTTTCTCTGTATCCATTGCTTTAGTCGCAAAAGATGGAACACCCTATATTGGAGTCGTGTTTGATCCGAGCACGGACACATTATACCATGCCATCAAAGGGAAAGGAGCCTTTAAGAATGGTATTCCTTGGAAAATTAAGCATATAATTAACCTCTTAACCTACACGACCGACCGAACTCTGGAGGACACCCCTCGTGCAACCGAAATAGAAAGTTTGCTAAATAAACATGTAGAAAAGTTGGGTTTGAATGGGCTAAGAGAAATTGCTGGAGCAGGTGCGGTATTGAATGCCATCCTTGTATTGGAAAATGGCCCAGCCTGTATGTTAAAGCTTCCGAAAAAAGAAAACGGAGGAGGGAGTATTTGGGACTTTGCTGCTACTGCATGTATTTACCAGGAATTAGGCTTGCCCGCAACGAATTATAAAGGAGGGAAATTGGACTTGAACAAAAAGGATGGTACTTTCATGAATCATGAAGGAGTCTTTTATGCTAATTTAAATGCATTTTAG
- a CDS encoding phosphotransferase yields the protein MNEYFKSIILQKTGASSLYEKEVIQELWSGYGKIIRIGLEDASVDSVVVKHVQIPQYKNHPRGWNTDIGHQRKLKSYQVETAWYDKYSKNSIARLPQCLAIETKNDEVLMVLEDLDEAGYPLRKNDLIWKEIVECLAWLAKFHASYMGQVPTGLWEVGTYWHLATRPQELEVLDDKRLKKAAPIIDEKLNNCTYKTFVHGDAKLANFCFAKDGQVSGLDFQYVGGGCGMKDVAYFIGSCLDENDCERLEAKILDTYFGILQSELEERNEALEKEWRSLYRVAWADFHRFLKGWSPGHWKINTYSERVTAEVIKNL from the coding sequence ATGAATGAATATTTTAAATCCATCATTCTACAAAAAACTGGTGCTTCTTCTTTATATGAAAAAGAGGTGATTCAAGAGCTGTGGAGTGGTTATGGGAAAATCATACGAATAGGATTAGAGGATGCTTCTGTTGATAGTGTGGTGGTAAAGCATGTGCAGATACCCCAATATAAAAATCATCCACGCGGTTGGAATACTGATATCGGTCATCAACGAAAACTGAAGTCATACCAAGTAGAAACTGCATGGTACGATAAATACAGTAAAAACAGCATAGCCCGCCTGCCCCAATGTCTAGCCATTGAAACGAAAAATGATGAGGTGCTGATGGTGTTGGAGGATTTGGATGAAGCTGGCTATCCCTTACGCAAGAATGATCTTATATGGAAAGAAATAGTTGAGTGTTTGGCATGGTTGGCCAAATTCCACGCCAGTTATATGGGGCAAGTTCCAACTGGACTTTGGGAAGTGGGCACCTATTGGCATTTGGCGACCAGACCACAGGAATTGGAAGTACTGGATGATAAAAGACTGAAGAAGGCAGCTCCTATCATTGACGAAAAACTAAATAATTGTACATACAAAACCTTTGTTCATGGCGATGCTAAACTAGCCAACTTCTGCTTTGCTAAAGATGGACAGGTGAGTGGATTAGATTTTCAGTATGTAGGAGGCGGCTGTGGAATGAAAGATGTAGCCTACTTTATAGGAAGTTGCCTGGATGAAAATGACTGTGAGCGCTTGGAAGCAAAAATACTAGATACCTACTTTGGAATTTTACAAAGTGAATTGGAAGAAAGAAATGAAGCTTTAGAAAAGGAATGGCGGTCTTTATATCGAGTAGCTTGGGCAGACTTTCATCGCTTCCTAAAAGGATGGAGTCCTGGTCATTGGAAGATAAACACCTATAGTGAACGCGTAACAGCAGAAGTGATCAAAAACCTATAG